A genomic stretch from Alosa sapidissima isolate fAloSap1 chromosome 3, fAloSap1.pri, whole genome shotgun sequence includes:
- the LOC121705875 gene encoding cytochrome P450 3A27-like, with product MNMLPSFSMETWALLVLLLTLLIIYGTWPYGYFKNIGIPGPRPWPFLGSFGSMAMKGFHVFDQQCFQKYGRMWGIFEGRSPVLMVTDPGMIKAVMVKEFYTAFTNRRKDVLSGQLADALTAVEDEKWKRIRTSLSPTFTSGRIKEVFPIAGEYANRLIEYLKKQNLNEAISMKDMFGLYNMDVLTSTSFSVEADSINNPNDPLVANVKKLMNFSLFNPAFVMAMVCPSMVPLMDKLGISFFSKSLMDFFYSTLQKIKEQHGEDDRRVDFLQLMMRSQISNEEAEKSSEDQPVKGLTEHEILSQSFLFILAGYDTTSNTLGFLAYSIAINPDVLNKLIEEIDSVFPNNAPVTYEKLMHLEYLDMVICESQRMWPAAPRLERMCKQTVVINGVTIPKGTLVAVPVPILHHDPELWTSPEAFNPERFSKDNKESIDPYAYLPFGIGPRNCIGMRFALMLVKLIMVQLLQNFNLETCKETLIPMELDALFRPKKPIMLKLVPRSHLSTEE from the exons ATGAATATGTTGCCTTCATTTTCCATGGAGACGTGGGCTCTCTTAGTTTTGCTTTTAACGCTCTTGATAAT ATATGGGACATGGCCTTATGGATATTTCAAAAACATTGGCATTCCGGGACCCCGGCCTTGGCCATTCCTGGGGTCATTTGGATCAATGGCGATGAAA GGTTTCCACGTCTTTGACCAACAGTGTTTCCAAAAATATGGAAGAATGTGGGG GATCTTTGAGGGCAGatcaccagtgctgatggttacaGACCCTGGGATGATAAAGGCAGTTATGGTCAAGGAGTTTTACACTGCCTTCACTAATAGAAGG AAAGACGTACTGTCTGGACAGTTGGCTGATGCACTGACCGCTGTCGAGGACGAAAAATGGAAGAGAATCCGAACTAGTCTCTCTCCAACATTTACAAGTGGACGAATCAAAGAG GTGTTTCCTATAGCTGGAGAATATGCAAACCGTTTAATAGAGTACTTGAAAAAGCAAAACTTAAATGAAGCAATTAGTATGAAAGA CATGTTTGGTTTATACAATATGGATGTTCTGACCAGTACTTCATTCAGTGTAGAGGCTGATTCCATCAACAACCCAAATGACCCCTTAGTTGCCAATGTAAAAAAACTGATGAATTTCAGCCTTTTCAATCCAGCCTTTGTTATGGCCA TGGTATGTCCTTCAATGGTTCCTCTTATGGACAAACTTGGTATCAGTTTTTTTTCAAAATCGCTAATGGACTTCTTCTACAGTACTCTTCAAAAGATTAAGGAGCAGCATGGGGAGGATGACCGC AGAGTGGACTTCCTGCAACTCATGATGCGCTCCCAAATTTCAAATGAGGAAGCTGAGAAAAGTAGTGAGGATCAACCTGTTAAAG GATTGACAGAACATGAAATACTCAGCCAGTCATTTCTCTTCATCCTGGCTGGATATGACACAACTAGCAACACTCTTGGTTTCCTTGCCTACAGTATTGCAATTAATCCAGATGTTCTAAACAAGCTCATAGAGGAGATTGATTCAGTGTTTCCAAACAAT GCACCTGTCACCTATGAAAAGCTGATGCACCTTGAGTATCTGGATATGGTCATCTGTGAGTCTCAGCGAATGTGGCCAGCTGCTCCACGTCTAGAGAGGATGTGCAAACAGACAGTGGTGATAAATGGAGTCACAATCCCTAAAGGCACTCTCGTTGCTGTTCCTGTGCCTATATTACACCATGACCCAGAGCTGTGGACGTCCCCTGAGGCTTTCAACCCAGAAAG GTTCAGCAAAGATAATAAGGAGAGCATTGATCCATATGCTTACCTTCCCTTTGGGATTGGACCTCGCAATTGTATTGGGATGAGATTTGCTCTTATGTTGGTGAAATTGATTATGGTACAGCTGCTCCAAAACTTCAACCTGGAGACATGCAAAGAGACTCTG ATACCTATGGAACTGGATGCGCTTTTTCGACCAAAAAAGCCTATAATGCTCAAGCTTGTACCGCGATCTCATTTAAGTACTGAAGAATGA